A genome region from Mercenaria mercenaria strain notata chromosome 11, MADL_Memer_1, whole genome shotgun sequence includes the following:
- the LOC123531298 gene encoding ADP-ribosylation factor-like protein 5B, whose protein sequence is MGLLFTRLWNLFTNEEHKVIIVGLDNAGKTTILYQFLMNEVVHTSPTIGSNVEEVVWKNIHFLMWDIGGQESLRSAWNTYYTNAQYIILVVDSTDRERLSITKEELYKMMANEDLKKSAVLIFANKQDIKGSMSAAEISQHLNLTTIKDHPWHIQACCALTGEGLYQGLEWITNNLKKR, encoded by the exons atgggtcttttgtttacaagacTTTGGAATTTGTTCACAAATGAAG aacataAAGTGATCATTGTTGGACTAGATAATGCAGGAAAAACTACAATATTATACCAGTT TTTAATGAATGAAGTTGTGCATACGTCACCTACTATAGGCAGTAATGTAGAAGAAGTTGTGTGGAAAAATATACACTTTTTGATGTGGGATATTGGAGGTCAGGAGTCGCTACGTTCTGCGTGGAACACGTACTACACAAATGCCCAG tatataatacTGGTGGTGGACAGCACAGATAGAGAGAGATTATCAATTACCAAAGAAGAACTGTACAAAATGATGGCAAATGAG GATTTGAAGAAATCAGCTGTGTTAATATTTGCAAACAAACAGGATATCAAAGGTTCAATGTCGGCAGCTGAGATTTCACAGCATTTAAATTTGACAACAATCAAAGATCACCCCTGGCATATACAGGCATGCTGTGCACTAACAGGAGAAGG ATTGTATCAGGGACTAGAATGGATTACAAATAACTTAAAGAAACGATGA
- the LOC123532435 gene encoding EKC/KEOPS complex subunit Lage3-like produces MMSGQLSLDLQVPFNTQREANIAWGTLSVDPEPKRGGCKKTLTVKDTVLHVHLEAQEARSLRVGMNSFLDHLNLVVNTIEQFGPPRPVDTS; encoded by the exons ATGATGTCAGGTCAGCTGTCATT AGATTTACAGGTTCCTTTCAATACACAGAGGGAAGCTAATATAGCATGGGGTACCCTTAGTGTAGACCCAGAACCTAAACGCGGAGGTTGCAAGAAAACACTCACAGTAAAGGATACAGTTTTACAcgt GCATTTGGAAGCTCAGGAAGCCAGATCACTCCGTGTAGGAATGAATTCTTTCCTTGATCATCTAAACCTTGTAGTGAACACAATAGAGCAGTTCGGACCTCCTCGGCCTGTAGATACCTCATAg